Proteins from a genomic interval of Acidobacteriota bacterium:
- a CDS encoding formylmethanofuran dehydrogenase, whose translation MNSLAEYLHEAEVAHGHLCAGQVLGVRMAMAGLSRLGIEDPRGADRKRLVTYVEIDRCATDAVMVVTGCRLGKRALKFFDWGKMAATFVDLQTGRALRVSAKESSKEAARRLHPEIENKNQQQMSAYREMHDDELFEFQSVRVQVNPEDLPGYKGERIVCAKCGEGINFRREIVMDEKTLCRGCAGEKYYSAVDNHS comes from the coding sequence ATGAACTCTCTCGCCGAATATCTCCACGAAGCTGAAGTCGCGCACGGCCATCTCTGCGCCGGCCAGGTGCTCGGAGTGCGCATGGCCATGGCTGGCCTTTCCCGGCTCGGGATTGAAGATCCGCGTGGTGCAGACCGGAAACGTCTGGTTACATACGTGGAGATCGATCGTTGCGCTACAGATGCAGTTATGGTCGTAACCGGCTGCCGTCTGGGAAAGCGCGCGCTCAAGTTTTTCGACTGGGGAAAGATGGCGGCGACCTTTGTCGATCTGCAAACTGGTCGCGCTTTACGCGTTTCCGCCAAGGAATCGTCCAAGGAAGCCGCTCGGCGGTTGCATCCGGAGATCGAGAACAAGAACCAACAGCAGATGTCGGCCTATCGCGAAATGCACGACGACGAGCTGTTTGAGTTTCAGAGCGTGCGGGTCCAAGTCAATCCCGAGGACTTGCCAGGCTACAAGGGTGAGCGCATCGTCTGCGCCAAGTGTGGAGAAGGGATTAACTTCCGGCGCGAGATCGTGATGGACGAGAAGACGCTATGCCGCGGTTGTGCGGGCGAGAAATACTACTCAGCTGTCGACAACCATTCCTAG